In the Malania oleifera isolate guangnan ecotype guangnan chromosome 1, ASM2987363v1, whole genome shotgun sequence genome, one interval contains:
- the LOC131156519 gene encoding receptor-like protein 7, giving the protein MQMGYCRSLQPSSLLYFYFLLLFTFFPSQFPISTCFSPLLPFSSSINHSSSSSSPPLPFGARILCPQDESAALLQFSLSFFIDPLPSYECEDSAYPKTRSWKEGSDCCNWDGVTCDLVTGHVIGLDLSCSRLSLKGTVFPSRYSSSNSTSLFSLHHLRKLNLAYNFFRGSHISPEFGHQLTSLTHLNLSDSVFAGPTPTELSHLSKLISLDLSSNGLTYEPQSFKRLLHNLTEIRELFLDTVNMSRVTPANSFVNLSSSLSSLSLSECELQGELPISHDILSLPNLAKLDLSYNPSLTGHLPDVVYNTSSLVWLDLSYTGFFGEVRNLKSLKYLGLSSCNCSRAILASLGSSLNQLTHLYLSNNNLSAEFPSLISNLSQLQVLDFYNNSLHGTIPSWLFALSSLQWLDLSRNQLAGPLPSQPNIYFSHLTYLDLFNNSLHGTVPSWLFALSSLQWLDLSQNQLTGPIPEFQSFSFEYIDLSYNKLYGPIPNSILKLLNLTSLYLSSNNLGGILELGFFSIFKNLKNLDLSNNNLSLTQTDDIGLSFPNLTTLHLSSCNISEFPNLRGSKNLKFLDLSANKITGEIPKWAFNMWNNSLMFLNLSHNFLTHVDEELPWENLWYLDIQNNMIQGSLPIPPSSMEVFLISNNQLTGEIPSLICNASSLEILKLFNNSLGGMIPPCLGNFSDNLLVLDLRMNHFNGTIPDTFANGSSLRTLGLGSNQLEGKVPQSLVNCMELEVLDLGNNRIVDTFPYWLGSLPKLHVLILRCNRFHGPIGSSSKTEFFSFELRVVDLSSNNFTGCLPLKYFEGWKGMMNVDESKYKLQYISTNTYYQDSMMVTMKGSYFRMEKILTIFTMIDMSNNSFNGKIPKSVGKLKSLRGLNFSHNSLTGDIPTSLGNLTTLEWLDLSSNNLSGEIPKQLASLSTLEFLNLCQNQLFGPIPRSTQLDTFSNSSYFGNLGLCGFPLSKTCINDNATTPTSFLSNKMMTHTL; this is encoded by the coding sequence ATGCAGATGGGGTACTGCAGGAGCCTTCAACCATCATCTCTTCTTTATTTCTACTTCCTCCTCCTCTTCACATTCTTCCCTTCCCAATTCCCAATCTCCACTTGTTTCTCCCCGCTCCTCCCCTTCTCCTCCTCAATTAatcactcttcttcttcttcttcccctcctCTTCCTTTTGGTGCACGCATATTGTGCCCTCAGGATGAGAGTGCTGCTTTGCTCCAATTTAGCCTATCGTTTTTCATTGATCCACTTCCTTCTTATGAATGTGAAGATTCTGCATACCCAAAGACGAGGTCTTGGAAGGAAGGGAGTGATTGCTGCAACTGGGATGGAGTCACCTGTGATTTGGTCACCGGTCATGTCATTGGCCTCGACCTTAGCTGCAGCCGCCTTTCTCTCAAGGGTACCGTCTTCCCCAGTCGTTATAGTAGCAGCAACAGCACCTCCCTTTTCTCCCTTCACCATCTCCGCAAACTCAATCTCGCTTACAATTTCTTCCGTGGATCACACATCTCACCTGAATTTGGGCACCAACTTACCAGCTTGACCCATCTCAACCTATCCGACTCTGTATTTGCAGGCCCCACTCCCACCGAACTATCCCACCTTTCCAAATTGATTTCCCTTGATCTCTCTTCCAATGGACTGACATATGAACCTCAAAGCTTCAAAAGGCTCCTTCACAATCTGACTGAAATCAGAGAGCTATTTCTTGACACTGTCAACATGTCTAGAGTTACCCCTGCTAATTCCTTCGTGAATCTATCTTCTTCTCTCTCATCTCTCAGTCTTTCTGAATGTGAATTGCAAGGAGAACTCCCAATTAGCCATGATATTCTCAGCCTACCAAACCTAGCGAAGCTCGATCTTTCCTATAACCCATCCTTGACCGGTCATCTTCCAGATGTTGTTTACAACACCAGTTCCCTCGTTTGGTTGGATCTGTCGTATACTGGATTTTTCGGAGAAGTGCGCAATCTCAAGTCCCTGAAGTATCTAGGTCTCTCCAGCTGCAACTGCTCTCGTGCAATTCTTGCGTCCCTTGGTTCTAGCCTCAACCAACTCACCCACTTGTATCTTTCAAATAACAATTTGAGTGCTGAATTCCCATCATTAATATCCAACCTGTCACAACTCCAAGTACTTGACTTCTATAATAACTCTCTCCATGGCACAATACCATCTTGGTTGTTTGCTCTCTCATCCTTGCAATGGTTAGATCTTAGTCGAAATCAACTTGCTGGTCCTCTTCCTTCTCAACCAAATATATACTTTTCACATCTCACATACCTCGACTTGTTTAATAACTCTCTCCATGGCACAGTACCATCTTGGTTGTTTGCTCTGTCATCCTTGCAATGGTTAGATCTGAGTCAGAATCAACTTACTGGTCCCATTCCTGAGTTTCAATCTTTTTCATTTGAGTATATAGATTTATCATACAACAAGCTCTATGGTCCCATCCCAAACTCAATCCTCAAGCTCCTTAACCTAACTTCTCTCTATCTTTCATCAAATAATTTAGGCGGCATCTTAGAGCTCGGATTTTTCTCTATCTTTAAAAACCTCAAGAATCTTGATCTTTCAAACAACAATTTGTCATTGACTCAAACAGATGACATCGGCCTTTCCTTCCCTAATTTGACTACACTACATTTGTCCTCTTGCAACATAAGTGAATTTCCAAATCTAAGAGGCTCAAAGAATCTAAAATTTTTGGACCTATCCGCCAACAAAATCACTGGAGAGATCCCCAAATGGGCATTCAACATGTGGAATAATTCCTTGATGTTTTTAAATCTTTCTCATAACTTTTTGACACATGTGGATGAAGAACTTCCTTGGGAGAATCTATGGTATCTTGATATTCAGAACAACATGATTCAAGGATCACTCCCAATTCCACCATCCTCCATGGAAGTCTTTTTAATCTCAAATAATCAACTAACAGGAGAGATTCCTTCTTTGATTTGTAATGCGAGTTCCCTTGAAATCCTCAAATTATTCAACAACAGCTTGGGCGGCATGATTCCACCATGTTTGGGAAACTTTAGTGATAACCTTTTAGTTTTAGATCTTCGTATGAATCATTTTAATGGTACCATTCCTGACACTTTTGCAAACGGTAGTTCCTTAAGAACTCTTGGCCTAGGTAGCAATCAACTAGAAGGAAAAGTGCCGCAATCTTTGGTCAATTGTATGGAGTTGGAAGTTCTAGACCTTGGAAACAACAGAATAGTTGACACGTTCCCCTATTGGTTGGGAAGCCTCCCAAAGTTGCATGTCCTCATCTTGCGATGCAATAGATTTCATGGCCCTATAGGTAGCAGTTCCAAGACTGAATTTTTCTCATTTGAGTTACGAGTTGTTGACTTATCCTCAAATAATTTTACTGGTTGTTTGCCATTGAAGTATTTTGAAGGCTGGAAAGGCATGATGAATGTGGATGAATCTAAATACAAATTGCAATATATCAGCACAAATACTTATTATCAAGATTCCATGATGGTAACGATGAAAGGTTCTTATTTTCGCATGGAAAAAATTCTGACAATCTTCACAATGATTGATATGTCAAATAATAGTTTCAATGGGAAGATTCCAAAGTCAGTTGGAAAGCTTAAATCACTTCGAGGACTCAACTTTTCACACAATAGCCTTACGGGTGATATTCCAACGTCACTGGGAAATTTGACAACACTTGAATGGTTGGATTTATCTTCAAACAATCTTAGTGGGGAGATTCCTAAGCAATTGGCAAGTTTGTCAACTTTAGAATTCTTAAACCTCTGCCAAAACCAACTGTTTGGGCCCATACCTCGAAGCACCCAACTTGATACATTTTCAAACTCTTCATATTTTGGAAACTTGGGATTGTGCGGGTTTCCACTATCGAAAACTTGCATAAATGATAATGCGACAACACCAACATCTTTTCTGTCCAACAAGATGATGACTCACACTTTGTAA